One Glycine max cultivar Williams 82 chromosome 4, Glycine_max_v4.0, whole genome shotgun sequence DNA segment encodes these proteins:
- the LOC100816629 gene encoding uncharacterized protein, giving the protein MSGVSLAVSHPPASVGEQNVPQAGTKPKPRTEQAPIGGMMGSLRVIELQLVAFILVFSASGLVPLLDLVFPALASAYILALSLFAFPSSSSSSTRSLHDSGTEIFKGGRLFRMYVVVGITVGLFLPLAYVLGGFARGDEHAVRSATPHLFLLSFQILTENIIGGLSMFSPPVRALVPMIYTVRRIFVDIDWIHDVWLNKTLPVNATFQDLAWYWFGKGLAVANLAYFSINLFGFLIPRFLPRAFERYFQDKGEIYAKSAEDKRPVVVNKTQLSEKKD; this is encoded by the exons ATGTCAGGTGTGTCTCTAGCAGTGTCTCATCCACCGGCATCAGTGGGAGAACAAAACGTGCCTCAAGCAGGCACAAAGCCTAAACCGCGAACAGAACAGGCACCAATTGGTGGCATGATGGGTTCACTTCGCGTGATAGAGCTTCAGCTTGTCGCTTTCATCTTGGTGTTCTCAGCAAGTGGCCTTGTCCCACTCCTTGACCTAGTGTTCCCTGCACTTGCCTCTGCATACATCTTGGCACTCTCGCTATTCGCATTTCCATCgtcatcttcttcttcaacgCGTTCGTTACACGACTCGGGGACTGAGATCTTCAAAGGGGGCAGATTGTTCCGAATGTATGTCGTTGTTGGGATCACTGTGGGACTCTTCTTGCCGCTGGCTTACGTGCTTGGAGGGTTTGCAAGAGGGGATGAGCATGCTGTTCGTTCTGCCACCCCGCACTTGTTCTTGCTGTCGTTTCAGATACTTACTGAGAACATCATCGGTGGGTTGTCTATGTTTTCCCCACCGGTGAGGGCGTTGGTGCCGATGATCTATACAGTGCGGAGGATCTTTGTGGATATTGATTGGATTCATGATGTCTGGCTCAACAAGACTCTGCCTGTCAATGCCACATTTCAG GACCTGGCATGGTATTGGTTCGGGAAGGGTCTGGCAGTGGCAAATCTGGCTTATTTCTCCATCAATCTGTTTGGGTTCTTGATACCCAGGTTCCTTCCAAGAGCTTTTGAGAGGTATTTCCAAGACAAGGGAGAGATCTATGCTAAGTCTGCAGAGGATAAAAGACCTGTGGTTGTCAACAAAACTCAATTATCAGAAAAGAAAGATTAA
- the LOC100817699 gene encoding amino acid permease 4 gives MVEYASRTNLSYCRDYDIEEDSMDGMPLKSDPECYDDDGRLKRTGTIWTTSSHIITAVVGSGVLSLAWAIAQMGWIAGPAVMILFSIVTLYTSSFLADCYRTGDPIFGKRNYTFMDAVSTILGGYSVTFCGIVQYLNLFGSAIGYTIAASLSMKAIQRSHCIIQFSDGENQCHIPSIPYMIGFGAVQIFFSQIPDFHNMWWLSIVASVMSFTYSIIGLVLGVTKIAETGTFKGSLTGISIGTVTEAQKVWGVFQALGNIAFAYSYSFVLLEIQDTIKSPPSEVKTMKKAAKLSIAVTTTFYMLCGCVGYAAFGDSAPGNLLAGFGFHKLYWLIDIANAAIVIHLVGAYQVYAQPLFAFVEKEAAKRWPKIDKEFQISIPGLQSYNQNVFSLVWRTVFVIITTVISMLLPFFNDILGVIGALGFWPLTVYFPVEMYILQKRIPKWSMRWISLELLSVVCLIVTIAAGLGSMVGVLLDLQKYKPFSSDY, from the exons ATGGTAGAATATGCTTCGAGAACAAACCTTAGCTACTGTCGAGATTATGACATTGAGGAGGACTCCATGGATGGCATGCCTTTAAAAAGTGATCCTGAATGCTATGACGATGATGGCCGTCTTAAACGAACAG GGACCATTTGGACTACAAGCTCCCACATAATAACAGCTGTGGTAGGATCTGGGGTGCTCTCCTTAGCCTGGGCAATAGCTCAGATGGGTTGGATTGCTGGTCCTGCAGTGATGATCTTATTCAGCATAGTCACTTTGTATACTTCATCATTTCTAGCTGATTGTTATCGTACTGGTGACCCCATATTCGGGAAGAGAAATTATACTTTCATGGATGCAGTTAGCACCATTCTAG GCGGGTACAGTGTTACGTTCTGTGGGATAGTTCAGTACTTAAATCTTTTCGGAAGTGCGATAGGATACACAATTGCGGCTTCCCTTAGCATGAA GGCAATCCAAAGGTCTCACTGTATCATCCAATTCTCTGATGGAGAAAACCAATGTCATATTCCAAGTATCCCATACATGATCGGTTTTGGTGCAGTGcaaattttcttttctcaaattCCAGATTTTCATAACATGTGGTGGCTCTCAATAGTTGCTTCAGTCATGTCTTTCACCTATTCCATAATTGGTCTCGTTCTTGGAGTTACCAAAATTGCAG AAACGGGAACTTTCAAGGGTAGCCTCACTGGAATAAGCATTGGAACTGTGACAGAGGCCCAAAAAGTATGGGGTGTTTTCCAAGCTCTTGGTAACATAGCCTTCGCCTATTCATATTCTTTCGTTCTCCTTGAAATTCAG GATACCATCAAATCTCCACCATCTGAAGTAAAAACAATGAAGAAGGCTGCAAAATTAAGTATTGCAGTGACCACAACATTTTATATGCTTTGTGGCTGCGTAGGCTATGCTGCTTTTGGGGATTCAGCACCTGGGAACCTGCTTGCTGGATTTGGTTTCCATAAACTATATTGGCTTATAGATATTGCTAATGCTGCTATTGTAATTCACCTTGTGGGGGCATACCAAGTGTATGCTCAACCCCTCTTTGCATTTGTCGAGAAGGAGGCAGCAAAAAGATGGCCCAAAATTGACAAGGAATTCCAAATTTCAATTCCCGGTTTGCAATCCTACAATCAGAACGTATTTAGCCTAGTTTGGAGGACAGTGTTTGTGATCATAACCACTGTTATATCAATGTTGCTTCCATTCTTCAATGATATTTTGGGAGTGATTGGAGCATTGGGGTTTTGGCCTCTAACGGTGTACTTTCCTGTGGAGATGTATATCTTGCAAAAGAGGATCCCAAAATGGAGTATGAGATGGATTTCTCTGGAATTGCTGAGTGTGGTGTGCCTCATAGTAACAATTGCGGCTGGTCTTGGCTCAATGGTTGGTGTCTTGCTTGACCTCCAGAAATACAAACCATTCAGTTCAGATTATTAA
- the LOC100816107 gene encoding small nuclear ribonucleoprotein E encodes MASTKVQRVMTQPINLIFRFLQSKARIQIWLFEQKDLRIEGRIIGFDEYMNLVLDDAEEVNVKKKSRKTLGRILLKGDNITLMMNTGK; translated from the exons ATGGCGAGTACCAAAGTTCAGAGGGTTATGACCCAACCTATT AACTTGATTTTCAGGTTTCTTCAGAGC AAAGCGCGCATCCAGATTTGGCTCTTTGAGCAAAAGGATTTGAGGATTGAAGGCCGAATCATT GGTtttgatgaatacatgaatttggtTCTTGATGATGCTGAAGAAGTGAACGTCAAGAAGAAAAGCAGAAAGACATTAG ggaGGATCCTTCTTAAAGGAGACAACATAACCTTGATGATGAACAC GGGGAAATGA
- the LOC100817168 gene encoding probable glucan 1,3-alpha-glucosidase, with product MRNETLRLILLLLLCSHLHSVLSWKKEEFRTCHQTPFCKRARSRAPGSSSLIATDVTISHGDLTAKLTPKHDSQSETKPLLLTLSVYQRGILRLKIDEDPSLSPPKKRFEVPDVIVSEFPSTKLWLPKISSVENGLSSSVYLSDGHSAVLRHDPFELFIRDDSSGDRVISLNSHDLFDFEQLKHKSEDDNWEEQFRSHTDRRPYGPQSISFDVSFYGADFVYGIPERAASLALKPTRGPNVDESEPYRLFNLDVFEYIHDSPFGLYGSIPFMVSHGKARGSSGFFWLNAAEMQIDVLAPGWDAESGIALPSHRIDTFWMSEAGVVDAFFFIGPNPKDVLRQYTAVTGTPAMPQLFSIAYHQCRWNYRDEEDVEHVDSKFDELDIPYDVLWLDIEHTDGKRYFTWDRALFPHPEEMQRKLASKGRHMVTIVDPHIKRDENFHLHKEASQKGYYVKDASGNDFDGWCWPGSSSYPDTLNPEIRSWWADKFSYQSYEGSTPSLYIWNDMNEPSVFNGPEVTMPRDVTHYGGVEHRELHNAYGYYFHMATANGLLKRGEGNDRPFVLSRALFAGSQRYGAVWTGDNTADWDHLRVSIPMVLTLGLTGMSFSGADIGGFFGNPEPELLVRWYQLGAYYPFFRAHAHHDTKRREPWLFGERNTELIKDAIHVRYALLPYFYTLFREANTTGVPVVRPLWMEFPSDEATFSNDETFMVGSSILVQGIYTERAKHASVYLPGKQSWYDLRTGAVYKGGVTHKLEVTEESIPAFQRAGTIIARKDRFRRSSTQMANDPYTLVVALNSSQAAEGELYIDDGSSFNFLQGGYIHRRFIFSNGKLTSIDLAPASSSKGRYPSDAFIERIILLGHAPSSKNALIEPSNQKVDIELGPLWVLRARAPAVTTIRRPNVRVAEDWTITVI from the exons atgaggaacGAAACGCTGCGTTTgatccttctcctcctcctctgtTCCCACCTTCACTCCGTCCTCTCATGGAAGAAAGAGGAGTTCCGAACCTGCCACCAAACACCATTCTGCAAGCGCGCCCGATCCCGCGCCCCCGGCTCCTCCTCCCTCATCGCCACCGACGTTACCATCTCCCACGGCGACCTCACCGCCAAACTCACCCCAAAACATGATTCTCAATCCGAAACCAAACCCTTACTCCTCACCCTCTCCGTCTACCAACGCGGCATCCTCCGCCTCAAGATCGATGAGGACCCTTCCCTCTCCCCTCCCAAGAAACGCTTCGAGGTCCCCGACGTCATCGTTTCCGAATTCCCCTCCACCAAGCTCTGGCTCCCCAAAATCTCCTCCGTAGAAAACGGCCTCTCCTCCTCCGTTTACCTCTCCGACGGTCATTCCGCCGTCCTCCGCCACGACCCCTTCGAACTCTTCATCCGCGACGACTCGTCCGGCGACCGCGTCATCTCCCTCAACTCCCATGACCTCTTCGACTTCGAGCAGCTCAAACACAAATCCGAAGACGATAACTGGGAAGAACAATTCCGATCCCACACCGACCGTAGACCCTACGGCCCCCAATCCATCTCCTTCGACGTTTCCTTCTACGGCGCCGATTTCGTTTACGGCATCCCCGAACGTGCCGCAAGTCTTGCCCTAAAGCCCACCAGAGGCCCAAACGTCGACGAATCTGAGCCCTACCGCCTCTTCAACCTCGACGTCTTCGAGTACATCCACGATTCCCCTTTCGGCCTCTACGGTTCCATTCCCTTCATGGTTTCTCACGGGAAAGCCAGGGGAAGTTCCGGGTTTTTCTGGCTCAACGCCGCCGAGATGCAGATTGACGTTCTTGCCCCTGGCTGGGACGCCGAGTCCGGCATAGCGCTCCCTTCGCACCGAATCGACACGTTTTGGATGAGCGAGGCTGGTGTTGTGGACGCTTTCTTTTTCATCGGTCCGAACCCTAAGGATGTGCTGAGACAGTACACGGCGGTGACGGGAACTCCGGCGATGCCGCAGCTGTTTTCGATTGCGTACCACCAGTGCCGGTGGAATTATCGCGATGAGGAGGATGTTGAGCATGTGGATTCcaagtttgatgagttggatATTCCTTATGATGTGTTGTGGCTTGACATTGAGCACACTGATGGGAAGAGGTATTTTACTTGGGATAGGGCTCTTTTCCCCCACCCTGAGGAGATGCAGAGGAAGTTGGCTTCTAAAGGGAGGCACATGGTGACCATTGTGGATCCTCACATTAAGCGGGACGAGAATTTTCATTTGCACAAGGAGGCCTCTCAGAAGGGGTATTATGTTAAGGATGCCAGTGGGAATGACTTTGATGGCTGGTGCTGGCCGGGTTCGTCATCATATCCGGATACTTTGAACCCGGAAATTAGGTCCTGGTGGGCTGATAAGTTCTCTTACCAGAGTTATGAGGGTTCCACGCCTTCTCTTTACATATGGAATGACATGAATGAACCTTCTGTCTTCAATGGGCCTGAG GTGACAATGCCTAGAGATGTTACACACTATGGAGGTGTGGAACATCGGGAGTTGCACAATGCCTATGGATATTACTTCCACATGGCGACCGCTAATGGGCTACTGAAGCGTGGTGAGGGGAATGACAGGCCATTTGTTTTATCAAGAGCATTATTTGCTGGAAGTCAAAGGTATGGAGCAGTTTGGACTGGGGATAACACTGCTGATTGGGATCACCTAAGAGTTTCTATCCCAATGGTTTTGACCCTTGGTCTTACTGGGATGTCATTCTCTG GTGCTGATATTGGTGGATTTTTTGGGAATCCTGAACCTGAGTTATTGGTTCGGTGGTATCAGCTAGGAGCTTACTATCCTTTCTTTAGGGCCCACGCCCATCACGACACAAAAAGACGAGAACCATGGTTGTTTGG AGAACGAAATACAGAATTGATTAAGGATGCAATACATGTTCGTTATGCACTTCTCCCGTATTTCTACACATTATTCAGGGAGGCTAACACTACAGGTGTTCCTGTGGTCCGTCCATTGTGGATGGAATTCCCATCTGATGAAGCTACTTTTAGCAATGACGAAACTTTCATGGTTGGGAGCAGTATTTTAGTTCAAGGGATCTATACAGAG CGAGCTAAGCATGCATCAGTCTATTTGCCTGGAAAACAATCCTGGTATGACCTAAGAACTGGAGCTGTGTACAAGGGAGGGGTGACACACAAGTTGGAGGTTACAGAGGAGAGCATTCCTGCTTTCCAGAGAGCTGGAACCATTATTGCAAGGAAAGACCGGTTTCGGCGAAGTTCCACTCAGATGGCAAATGATCCCTACACTCTG GTTGTAGCTCTGAATAGTTCCCAAGCAGCTGAGGGTGAACTCTACATAGATGATGGCAGCAGCTTTAATTTTCTGCAAGGGGGCTATATCCATAGACGATTTATTTTCTCGAATGGGAAACTTACTTCTATAGACCTGGCACCTGCTTCCAGTAGCAAGGGGCGTTATCCATCAGATGCTTTCATTGAGAGGATTATCCTGCTGGGACATGCTCCTAGCTCAAAAAATGCACTCATTGAGCCATCAAATCAAAAGGTTGATATTGAACTTGGCCCCCTTTGGGTTCTAAGGGCTCGTGCACCAGCTGTTACAACCATACGTAGACCTAATGTTCGTGTTGCAGAAGATTGGACTATAACAGTTATATAA